Genomic DNA from Manihot esculenta cultivar AM560-2 chromosome 15, M.esculenta_v8, whole genome shotgun sequence:
ctattgccactatctacaaatttattttgttggttgataataggtttatttttgacggtttcgacaaccgcctatcaggtAGTTGTCCTGATTCCTGAAGTTTTCAGATGGCTACTATTAGCTGCTTTATAATTTCAAGAACTACTGTTCTTGGGAAACTCACTAATTTCTAACTTTTTTGACAGGTGTCTGTTGGAAATGGGTGGGTACATTTGTTTACTCTCAGCTCTTTGAAGATATGAAGGGAAGTTAACTTATATTTTGCATATCTTATCCATGAAACCCAGTTTCTCATATATGATAGTCTAAGTTTGCAAatcaattcatttttttaaaacactGATAGAGTTTTTTCAAGACACTGAATAGATGCTAACATGGTAACTTTTCCTTCAAGGTGCTATGACTTGGGACTTTTGGAAGCTTGCATCAAATAGTATGAGAAGATTTATGATGAAATTATAACTCTGTGATCACTATGTAGTTCCTCAGTTGACTATGATTAATGACATTAACTTGTCAACTATATGATAAGAGAACTATGTACCATCCGTCTGTCTCATTAGTCAATGCAAGGGACTTTAGATATCATTTGCAAGGAAGACTAGacatttcccttatttggctttTCCTAATGAGATATAAAGTTGCCTGCATAATATTTGTCCCTCTTGCTACTTCTCTTCCTGCATTATTTTATCAACTGTGGAATAGGATTAAGCAgaggatttgattttaaaaagaaaCTGGATGTTGAAAAAACATCTCCTAGATTTGAGTTTGAATGCATGCATATTGAGCTAAGGATTTTGCCTTCATTTATGCCTATTATGTAGGTTGGTGATGGGCTGGATACGATTTCTAGAAGCTGGAAGTAAATTTGATTGCATGAACTGTCCCAGCAATGTAAGAGTCAAGCATTGCATTGATTGCATTACTCCTTAGAATATGATTGCTATCTGATTTCCCTCATTCCTTTGCACTTTGCAGGTGCACCCCATTCCTATGCATGTTGACGAAGTCAAAGGTATTTAAACCATTAAATATTTACTGTTGAACAATTCTAAAAGGAAAATATAGATAATAAGAATTTTAAGTAATCTCAAATTTAGATAAAGAGGAGGAGATCTTGTGCATTTAAATTATGCTTTGTCCTCATTCCAGAGGTTGTTTTCCTCCTTACTTTATTTTTGGTTAAAGTCAGTGACGTATTCATGAACAGGGTTGATATAATTCAGTTTAATGCTTTATACATGGAATACTTTATGAATAGCATTATTGATTGCTGTTTTCCCCTAACTATTGTGCATAGATATTGTTAATGTTGCCAAATACATACTTGTTGTGGAGAAGGAATCAGGTGAAGCTTATCATTTACAGTGATATTGTCTTAAAAGCGAAGCAAGTAATTCTATTTTCAGAATGCTTTTACTTGCCTGAACAGTTATTTTGAATTCCTGGAAGCAGTGTTCCAGCGTTTAGCTAATGCTAGTAGCTCAAACCCATCAGTAGGCTGCAATTTGGTTAACAGATATAATTGATAACCTTGTTCTCAAACTGGAGCGTcaaggaaagaaaaattccCACCTGTCTTCTCAGCTTCTCAAATCTCTTTTGTATTTGACCAAAAAATGCTATTGCCCAGTGTCGTATGAGGTGTTTGTTATTGTAGTTCAAGAGGTAGTAGCTTTTCAAAGAAAGGCTTGAGGCCCTCTGTTAATACCTAAAATGTAGTTCACACTTGAACCataagtttttgaaagaaaattatttgaaGTCCCAATTGAACATAAATAAAACTGAATACCTCTGCAAATTTTCATCAGCTACAATGCACTTGAATCTCCGAAAGGAGAAATTGAATTGTCATTTGAACCATATGTTCATTTGACTAGCTGGCTGATATCAAACTAACATATAATGATATTTTACTCCACTGGTGGAGGTGGAGGAAAGTATGGAATGGGAATTAACTGGAGCTCGTTCTTTCTTTTCACTGCAGCACCGAAAACTTCAAGCATGTCAAGATTTTCTGGCTTCAGCCCAGCAGGGAGTTTCCAATCAAAATAGTATAGCAACCGTGCAAGTGGAGACTCAACATTAGCCATGCCAAACAATATTCCTGGACACATCCTCCTTCCAGCACCAAATGGGATTAATTCAAAGTTATTACCCTTATAATCTATTGAACTATTGAGAAATCTTTCTGGATAAAATCTCTCTGCTTCAATCCAATAATCGGGATCCCTTCCAATTGCCCATGCGTTCACTGTAACTTTGGACTTTACAGGAATGTCGTAACCGTTAATCACACAATTCTCCCTACATTCTCTTGGAAGTAGCAATGCAATAGGAGGGTGTAGTCTTAGAGTTTCTTTGATTACCATCTTTAAGTAGTGCAGTTCATGAAGTCTTTCTTCATCAATGTTTCCTTCTATACCAAAGACCATCCTCACCTCAGCTTGTGCCTTTTCCATCACTCTTGGATTTTTTAGCATCTCAGACATTGCCCATTCTACAGTTGTAGATGATGTCTCACTACCAGCAATGAAGGTGTCCTGAAATAATTTGAGCAGGTATTAATTTGCAGCCTTAATACAGCAATTACATACATGAGATGATATTCGGAAAGAGATGTGCTTACCAGGATGACTCCTTTTATGTTGTCGTTTGTTAAAGGGAATTCAAGGTCTGCACCATCCTGAAAATTCAGGAGGACATCTACGAAATCTTGTTCTTCACTATCAGTACCAGATTTTGCTGCTGCCTTTCTAGCTTTATGCTCATAGATGATGTTGTCAAATATCTCATCTATTATTTGACGAAGCCTCTCTAATTTAGGCCTCGTCGTACTGATCACATGAAGCAATTTGATGGACGGGTAGACATCAGCAAGAGTGAAACCGCCAGCCAATTGTATGAGTTTTTTGACTGCTGATTTGAAGGTTTCTTCTCCCTTCCATATCTTACCAAAGGCTGCTCTAGAAGTGATGCTGTAGGTTAAAGAACTGAACATCTTGCTAAAGTTGATTGGCGATCCTGCACTAGAAGACAGGGACCTAATGAGTTTTGACATTTCTTCTTCCCGGATTGATCTAAACGACTTCACTCTTTTCCCCGTTAGCAGCTCCAGCGTGCAAATTTTTCGCATTTGTCTCCAATAGTCTCCATAAGGAGCGAATGCGATGTCTGAAAATTCATAAGCCACAATACTGGCAGCAAGGAGAAAGGGCCTTTGAGCAAATGTGACATCATGGGTTTTCATCACATGTTTAGCAGTTTCAGGTGAAGAAATAACAATGTTAGTAACTTCACCAAGTTGAAGGTGCATGAGAGGTCCATACTTTTTAGCCAAGTCTCTCAGGCATTGGTGGGGTAA
This window encodes:
- the LOC110600933 gene encoding desmethyl-deoxy-podophyllotoxin synthase, translated to MDHQFLCFPVLFTVFLFILTVLRMRKKSKGKNSSPNLPPGPWKLPLIGSMHHLVGSLPHQCLRDLAKKYGPLMHLQLGEVTNIVISSPETAKHVMKTHDVTFAQRPFLLAASIVAYEFSDIAFAPYGDYWRQMRKICTLELLTGKRVKSFRSIREEEMSKLIRSLSSSAGSPINFSKMFSSLTYSITSRAAFGKIWKGEETFKSAVKKLIQLAGGFTLADVYPSIKLLHVISTTRPKLERLRQIIDEIFDNIIYEHKARKAAAKSGTDSEEQDFVDVLLNFQDGADLEFPLTNDNIKGVILDTFIAGSETSSTTVEWAMSEMLKNPRVMEKAQAEVRMVFGIEGNIDEERLHELHYLKMVIKETLRLHPPIALLLPRECRENCVINGYDIPVKSKVTVNAWAIGRDPDYWIEAERFYPERFLNSSIDYKGNNFELIPFGAGRRMCPGILFGMANVESPLARLLYYFDWKLPAGLKPENLDMLEVFGAAVKRKNELQLIPIPYFPPPPPVE